A window of Puntigrus tetrazona isolate hp1 chromosome 11, ASM1883169v1, whole genome shotgun sequence contains these coding sequences:
- the elavl1b gene encoding ELAV-like protein 1b isoform X4 encodes MAVRRGHIRYLKVCEVQNQGNDRDSLKGGSSVKEVYDMPNGYEDHMGDEPSDAKTNLIINYLPQNMSQEELRSLFSSIGEVESAKLIRDKMAGHSLGYGFVNYVNPSDAERAINTLNGLRLQSKTIKVSYARPSSDSIKDANLYISGLPKTMTQKDVEDMFTQYGHIINSRVLVDQASGLSRGVAFIRFDKRSEAEEAIKDLNGSKPAGASEPITVKFAANPNQTKNSQLISQLYHTQSRRFGGPVHHQAQRFRFSPMSVDHMSGASGMNVSGSSSSGWCIFIYNLGQDADEGILWQMFGPFGAVTNVKVIRDFNTNKCKGFGFVTMTNYEEAAMAIASLNGYRMGDRVLQVSFKTSKSHK; translated from the exons ATGGCCGTCAGAAGAGGACACATAAGGTATTTAAAA GTTTGTGAGGTTCAGAACCAGGGTAATGACAGAGACTCACTCAAGGGTGGCAGCTCAGTAAAG GAAGTATACGACATGCCGAACGGTTACGAGGACCACATGGGCGATGAGCCGAGTGATGCGAAAACCAACCTGATCATCAACTACCTGCCCCAGAACATGAGTCAGGAGGAGCTTCGGAGTCTCTTCAGCAGCATCGGAGAGGTGGAGTCGGCCAAACTCATAAGAGACAAGATGGCAG GCCACAGTTTAGGGTACGGATTTGTTAACTATGTTAACCCTAGTGATGCAGAAAGGGCAATCAATACACTCAATGGCCTGAGACTACAGTCTAAAACTATCAAG GTCTCATATGCCCGGCCAAGCTCTGACAGCATCAAAGATGCCAACCTGTACATCAGCGGTTTACCCAAGACTATGACACAGAAGGATGTAGAGGACATGTTTACCCAGTACGGGCATATTATAAACTCCCGCGTATTGGTCGATCAGGCCTCGG GTCTGTCTCGTGGAGTTGCATTTATCCGTTTCGATAAGAGGTCTGAAGCGGAGGAAGCCATCAAGGATCTTAATGGATCCAAACCAGCTGGTGCCTCTGAACCAATCACAGTGAAGTTTGCTGCCAATCCAAACCAGACCAAGAATTCCCAGCTGATCTCTCAGCTGTACCACACTCAGTCCCGTCGATTCGGAGGACCCGTTCATCACCAGGCGCAGCGCTTCAG GTTTTCACCCATGAGTGTTGACCACATGAGCGGCGCCTCTGGGATGAACGTATCCGGCAGCTCTTCCTCTGGGTGGTGCATCTTCATCTACAACCTGGGTCAGGATGCGGATGAAGGCATCCTGTGGCAGATGTTCGGTCCGTTCGGTGCTGTCACCAACGTCAAGGTCATCCGTGACTTTAACACCAACAAATGCAAAGGGTTTGGGTTTGTTACCATGACAAACTACGAAGAGGCCGCAATGGCCATCGCCAGCCTGAACGGATACCGCATGGGAGACAGAGTCCTGCAAGTGTCGTTCAAAACCAGCAAGTCTCACAAGTAA
- the elavl1b gene encoding ELAV-like protein 1b isoform X8 yields MAVRRGHIRYLKEVYDMPNGYEDHMGDEPSDAKTNLIINYLPQNMSQEELRSLFSSIGEVESAKLIRDKMAGHSLGYGFVNYVNPSDAERAINTLNGLRLQSKTIKVSYARPSSDSIKDANLYISGLPKTMTQKDVEDMFTQYGHIINSRVLVDQASGLSRGVAFIRFDKRSEAEEAIKDLNGSKPAGASEPITVKFAANPNQTKNSQLISQLYHTQSRRFGGPVHHQAQRFRFSPMSVDHMSGASGMNVSGSSSSGWCIFIYNLGQDADEGILWQMFGPFGAVTNVKVIRDFNTNKCKGFGFVTMTNYEEAAMAIASLNGYRMGDRVLQVSFKTSKSHK; encoded by the exons ATGGCCGTCAGAAGAGGACACATAAGGTATTTAAAA GAAGTATACGACATGCCGAACGGTTACGAGGACCACATGGGCGATGAGCCGAGTGATGCGAAAACCAACCTGATCATCAACTACCTGCCCCAGAACATGAGTCAGGAGGAGCTTCGGAGTCTCTTCAGCAGCATCGGAGAGGTGGAGTCGGCCAAACTCATAAGAGACAAGATGGCAG GCCACAGTTTAGGGTACGGATTTGTTAACTATGTTAACCCTAGTGATGCAGAAAGGGCAATCAATACACTCAATGGCCTGAGACTACAGTCTAAAACTATCAAG GTCTCATATGCCCGGCCAAGCTCTGACAGCATCAAAGATGCCAACCTGTACATCAGCGGTTTACCCAAGACTATGACACAGAAGGATGTAGAGGACATGTTTACCCAGTACGGGCATATTATAAACTCCCGCGTATTGGTCGATCAGGCCTCGG GTCTGTCTCGTGGAGTTGCATTTATCCGTTTCGATAAGAGGTCTGAAGCGGAGGAAGCCATCAAGGATCTTAATGGATCCAAACCAGCTGGTGCCTCTGAACCAATCACAGTGAAGTTTGCTGCCAATCCAAACCAGACCAAGAATTCCCAGCTGATCTCTCAGCTGTACCACACTCAGTCCCGTCGATTCGGAGGACCCGTTCATCACCAGGCGCAGCGCTTCAG GTTTTCACCCATGAGTGTTGACCACATGAGCGGCGCCTCTGGGATGAACGTATCCGGCAGCTCTTCCTCTGGGTGGTGCATCTTCATCTACAACCTGGGTCAGGATGCGGATGAAGGCATCCTGTGGCAGATGTTCGGTCCGTTCGGTGCTGTCACCAACGTCAAGGTCATCCGTGACTTTAACACCAACAAATGCAAAGGGTTTGGGTTTGTTACCATGACAAACTACGAAGAGGCCGCAATGGCCATCGCCAGCCTGAACGGATACCGCATGGGAGACAGAGTCCTGCAAGTGTCGTTCAAAACCAGCAAGTCTCACAAGTAA
- the elavl1b gene encoding ELAV-like protein 1b isoform X7: MAVRRGHIRYLKQEVYDMPNGYEDHMGDEPSDAKTNLIINYLPQNMSQEELRSLFSSIGEVESAKLIRDKMAGHSLGYGFVNYVNPSDAERAINTLNGLRLQSKTIKVSYARPSSDSIKDANLYISGLPKTMTQKDVEDMFTQYGHIINSRVLVDQASGLSRGVAFIRFDKRSEAEEAIKDLNGSKPAGASEPITVKFAANPNQTKNSQLISQLYHTQSRRFGGPVHHQAQRFRFSPMSVDHMSGASGMNVSGSSSSGWCIFIYNLGQDADEGILWQMFGPFGAVTNVKVIRDFNTNKCKGFGFVTMTNYEEAAMAIASLNGYRMGDRVLQVSFKTSKSHK; this comes from the exons ATGGCCGTCAGAAGAGGACACATAAGGTATTTAAAA CAGGAAGTATACGACATGCCGAACGGTTACGAGGACCACATGGGCGATGAGCCGAGTGATGCGAAAACCAACCTGATCATCAACTACCTGCCCCAGAACATGAGTCAGGAGGAGCTTCGGAGTCTCTTCAGCAGCATCGGAGAGGTGGAGTCGGCCAAACTCATAAGAGACAAGATGGCAG GCCACAGTTTAGGGTACGGATTTGTTAACTATGTTAACCCTAGTGATGCAGAAAGGGCAATCAATACACTCAATGGCCTGAGACTACAGTCTAAAACTATCAAG GTCTCATATGCCCGGCCAAGCTCTGACAGCATCAAAGATGCCAACCTGTACATCAGCGGTTTACCCAAGACTATGACACAGAAGGATGTAGAGGACATGTTTACCCAGTACGGGCATATTATAAACTCCCGCGTATTGGTCGATCAGGCCTCGG GTCTGTCTCGTGGAGTTGCATTTATCCGTTTCGATAAGAGGTCTGAAGCGGAGGAAGCCATCAAGGATCTTAATGGATCCAAACCAGCTGGTGCCTCTGAACCAATCACAGTGAAGTTTGCTGCCAATCCAAACCAGACCAAGAATTCCCAGCTGATCTCTCAGCTGTACCACACTCAGTCCCGTCGATTCGGAGGACCCGTTCATCACCAGGCGCAGCGCTTCAG GTTTTCACCCATGAGTGTTGACCACATGAGCGGCGCCTCTGGGATGAACGTATCCGGCAGCTCTTCCTCTGGGTGGTGCATCTTCATCTACAACCTGGGTCAGGATGCGGATGAAGGCATCCTGTGGCAGATGTTCGGTCCGTTCGGTGCTGTCACCAACGTCAAGGTCATCCGTGACTTTAACACCAACAAATGCAAAGGGTTTGGGTTTGTTACCATGACAAACTACGAAGAGGCCGCAATGGCCATCGCCAGCCTGAACGGATACCGCATGGGAGACAGAGTCCTGCAAGTGTCGTTCAAAACCAGCAAGTCTCACAAGTAA
- the elavl1b gene encoding ELAV-like protein 1b isoform X6 gives MAVRRGHIRYLKEVYDMPNGYEDHMGDEPSDAKTNLIINYLPQNMSQEELRSLFSSIGEVESAKLIRDKMAGTSQHSHSLGYGFVNYVNPSDAERAINTLNGLRLQSKTIKVSYARPSSDSIKDANLYISGLPKTMTQKDVEDMFTQYGHIINSRVLVDQASGLSRGVAFIRFDKRSEAEEAIKDLNGSKPAGASEPITVKFAANPNQTKNSQLISQLYHTQSRRFGGPVHHQAQRFRFSPMSVDHMSGASGMNVSGSSSSGWCIFIYNLGQDADEGILWQMFGPFGAVTNVKVIRDFNTNKCKGFGFVTMTNYEEAAMAIASLNGYRMGDRVLQVSFKTSKSHK, from the exons ATGGCCGTCAGAAGAGGACACATAAGGTATTTAAAA GAAGTATACGACATGCCGAACGGTTACGAGGACCACATGGGCGATGAGCCGAGTGATGCGAAAACCAACCTGATCATCAACTACCTGCCCCAGAACATGAGTCAGGAGGAGCTTCGGAGTCTCTTCAGCAGCATCGGAGAGGTGGAGTCGGCCAAACTCATAAGAGACAAGATGGCAGGTACGTCTCAACACA GCCACAGTTTAGGGTACGGATTTGTTAACTATGTTAACCCTAGTGATGCAGAAAGGGCAATCAATACACTCAATGGCCTGAGACTACAGTCTAAAACTATCAAG GTCTCATATGCCCGGCCAAGCTCTGACAGCATCAAAGATGCCAACCTGTACATCAGCGGTTTACCCAAGACTATGACACAGAAGGATGTAGAGGACATGTTTACCCAGTACGGGCATATTATAAACTCCCGCGTATTGGTCGATCAGGCCTCGG GTCTGTCTCGTGGAGTTGCATTTATCCGTTTCGATAAGAGGTCTGAAGCGGAGGAAGCCATCAAGGATCTTAATGGATCCAAACCAGCTGGTGCCTCTGAACCAATCACAGTGAAGTTTGCTGCCAATCCAAACCAGACCAAGAATTCCCAGCTGATCTCTCAGCTGTACCACACTCAGTCCCGTCGATTCGGAGGACCCGTTCATCACCAGGCGCAGCGCTTCAG GTTTTCACCCATGAGTGTTGACCACATGAGCGGCGCCTCTGGGATGAACGTATCCGGCAGCTCTTCCTCTGGGTGGTGCATCTTCATCTACAACCTGGGTCAGGATGCGGATGAAGGCATCCTGTGGCAGATGTTCGGTCCGTTCGGTGCTGTCACCAACGTCAAGGTCATCCGTGACTTTAACACCAACAAATGCAAAGGGTTTGGGTTTGTTACCATGACAAACTACGAAGAGGCCGCAATGGCCATCGCCAGCCTGAACGGATACCGCATGGGAGACAGAGTCCTGCAAGTGTCGTTCAAAACCAGCAAGTCTCACAAGTAA
- the elavl1b gene encoding ELAV-like protein 1b isoform X3, which yields MAVRRGHIRYLKVCEVQNQGNDRDSLKGGSSVKQEVYDMPNGYEDHMGDEPSDAKTNLIINYLPQNMSQEELRSLFSSIGEVESAKLIRDKMAGHSLGYGFVNYVNPSDAERAINTLNGLRLQSKTIKVSYARPSSDSIKDANLYISGLPKTMTQKDVEDMFTQYGHIINSRVLVDQASGLSRGVAFIRFDKRSEAEEAIKDLNGSKPAGASEPITVKFAANPNQTKNSQLISQLYHTQSRRFGGPVHHQAQRFRFSPMSVDHMSGASGMNVSGSSSSGWCIFIYNLGQDADEGILWQMFGPFGAVTNVKVIRDFNTNKCKGFGFVTMTNYEEAAMAIASLNGYRMGDRVLQVSFKTSKSHK from the exons ATGGCCGTCAGAAGAGGACACATAAGGTATTTAAAA GTTTGTGAGGTTCAGAACCAGGGTAATGACAGAGACTCACTCAAGGGTGGCAGCTCAGTAAAG CAGGAAGTATACGACATGCCGAACGGTTACGAGGACCACATGGGCGATGAGCCGAGTGATGCGAAAACCAACCTGATCATCAACTACCTGCCCCAGAACATGAGTCAGGAGGAGCTTCGGAGTCTCTTCAGCAGCATCGGAGAGGTGGAGTCGGCCAAACTCATAAGAGACAAGATGGCAG GCCACAGTTTAGGGTACGGATTTGTTAACTATGTTAACCCTAGTGATGCAGAAAGGGCAATCAATACACTCAATGGCCTGAGACTACAGTCTAAAACTATCAAG GTCTCATATGCCCGGCCAAGCTCTGACAGCATCAAAGATGCCAACCTGTACATCAGCGGTTTACCCAAGACTATGACACAGAAGGATGTAGAGGACATGTTTACCCAGTACGGGCATATTATAAACTCCCGCGTATTGGTCGATCAGGCCTCGG GTCTGTCTCGTGGAGTTGCATTTATCCGTTTCGATAAGAGGTCTGAAGCGGAGGAAGCCATCAAGGATCTTAATGGATCCAAACCAGCTGGTGCCTCTGAACCAATCACAGTGAAGTTTGCTGCCAATCCAAACCAGACCAAGAATTCCCAGCTGATCTCTCAGCTGTACCACACTCAGTCCCGTCGATTCGGAGGACCCGTTCATCACCAGGCGCAGCGCTTCAG GTTTTCACCCATGAGTGTTGACCACATGAGCGGCGCCTCTGGGATGAACGTATCCGGCAGCTCTTCCTCTGGGTGGTGCATCTTCATCTACAACCTGGGTCAGGATGCGGATGAAGGCATCCTGTGGCAGATGTTCGGTCCGTTCGGTGCTGTCACCAACGTCAAGGTCATCCGTGACTTTAACACCAACAAATGCAAAGGGTTTGGGTTTGTTACCATGACAAACTACGAAGAGGCCGCAATGGCCATCGCCAGCCTGAACGGATACCGCATGGGAGACAGAGTCCTGCAAGTGTCGTTCAAAACCAGCAAGTCTCACAAGTAA
- the elavl1b gene encoding ELAV-like protein 1b isoform X1, which produces MAVRRGHIRYLKVCEVQNQGNDRDSLKGGSSVKQEVYDMPNGYEDHMGDEPSDAKTNLIINYLPQNMSQEELRSLFSSIGEVESAKLIRDKMAGTSQHSHSLGYGFVNYVNPSDAERAINTLNGLRLQSKTIKVSYARPSSDSIKDANLYISGLPKTMTQKDVEDMFTQYGHIINSRVLVDQASGLSRGVAFIRFDKRSEAEEAIKDLNGSKPAGASEPITVKFAANPNQTKNSQLISQLYHTQSRRFGGPVHHQAQRFRFSPMSVDHMSGASGMNVSGSSSSGWCIFIYNLGQDADEGILWQMFGPFGAVTNVKVIRDFNTNKCKGFGFVTMTNYEEAAMAIASLNGYRMGDRVLQVSFKTSKSHK; this is translated from the exons ATGGCCGTCAGAAGAGGACACATAAGGTATTTAAAA GTTTGTGAGGTTCAGAACCAGGGTAATGACAGAGACTCACTCAAGGGTGGCAGCTCAGTAAAG CAGGAAGTATACGACATGCCGAACGGTTACGAGGACCACATGGGCGATGAGCCGAGTGATGCGAAAACCAACCTGATCATCAACTACCTGCCCCAGAACATGAGTCAGGAGGAGCTTCGGAGTCTCTTCAGCAGCATCGGAGAGGTGGAGTCGGCCAAACTCATAAGAGACAAGATGGCAGGTACGTCTCAACACA GCCACAGTTTAGGGTACGGATTTGTTAACTATGTTAACCCTAGTGATGCAGAAAGGGCAATCAATACACTCAATGGCCTGAGACTACAGTCTAAAACTATCAAG GTCTCATATGCCCGGCCAAGCTCTGACAGCATCAAAGATGCCAACCTGTACATCAGCGGTTTACCCAAGACTATGACACAGAAGGATGTAGAGGACATGTTTACCCAGTACGGGCATATTATAAACTCCCGCGTATTGGTCGATCAGGCCTCGG GTCTGTCTCGTGGAGTTGCATTTATCCGTTTCGATAAGAGGTCTGAAGCGGAGGAAGCCATCAAGGATCTTAATGGATCCAAACCAGCTGGTGCCTCTGAACCAATCACAGTGAAGTTTGCTGCCAATCCAAACCAGACCAAGAATTCCCAGCTGATCTCTCAGCTGTACCACACTCAGTCCCGTCGATTCGGAGGACCCGTTCATCACCAGGCGCAGCGCTTCAG GTTTTCACCCATGAGTGTTGACCACATGAGCGGCGCCTCTGGGATGAACGTATCCGGCAGCTCTTCCTCTGGGTGGTGCATCTTCATCTACAACCTGGGTCAGGATGCGGATGAAGGCATCCTGTGGCAGATGTTCGGTCCGTTCGGTGCTGTCACCAACGTCAAGGTCATCCGTGACTTTAACACCAACAAATGCAAAGGGTTTGGGTTTGTTACCATGACAAACTACGAAGAGGCCGCAATGGCCATCGCCAGCCTGAACGGATACCGCATGGGAGACAGAGTCCTGCAAGTGTCGTTCAAAACCAGCAAGTCTCACAAGTAA
- the elavl1b gene encoding ELAV-like protein 1b isoform X5 produces MAVRRGHIRYLKQEVYDMPNGYEDHMGDEPSDAKTNLIINYLPQNMSQEELRSLFSSIGEVESAKLIRDKMAGTSQHSHSLGYGFVNYVNPSDAERAINTLNGLRLQSKTIKVSYARPSSDSIKDANLYISGLPKTMTQKDVEDMFTQYGHIINSRVLVDQASGLSRGVAFIRFDKRSEAEEAIKDLNGSKPAGASEPITVKFAANPNQTKNSQLISQLYHTQSRRFGGPVHHQAQRFRFSPMSVDHMSGASGMNVSGSSSSGWCIFIYNLGQDADEGILWQMFGPFGAVTNVKVIRDFNTNKCKGFGFVTMTNYEEAAMAIASLNGYRMGDRVLQVSFKTSKSHK; encoded by the exons ATGGCCGTCAGAAGAGGACACATAAGGTATTTAAAA CAGGAAGTATACGACATGCCGAACGGTTACGAGGACCACATGGGCGATGAGCCGAGTGATGCGAAAACCAACCTGATCATCAACTACCTGCCCCAGAACATGAGTCAGGAGGAGCTTCGGAGTCTCTTCAGCAGCATCGGAGAGGTGGAGTCGGCCAAACTCATAAGAGACAAGATGGCAGGTACGTCTCAACACA GCCACAGTTTAGGGTACGGATTTGTTAACTATGTTAACCCTAGTGATGCAGAAAGGGCAATCAATACACTCAATGGCCTGAGACTACAGTCTAAAACTATCAAG GTCTCATATGCCCGGCCAAGCTCTGACAGCATCAAAGATGCCAACCTGTACATCAGCGGTTTACCCAAGACTATGACACAGAAGGATGTAGAGGACATGTTTACCCAGTACGGGCATATTATAAACTCCCGCGTATTGGTCGATCAGGCCTCGG GTCTGTCTCGTGGAGTTGCATTTATCCGTTTCGATAAGAGGTCTGAAGCGGAGGAAGCCATCAAGGATCTTAATGGATCCAAACCAGCTGGTGCCTCTGAACCAATCACAGTGAAGTTTGCTGCCAATCCAAACCAGACCAAGAATTCCCAGCTGATCTCTCAGCTGTACCACACTCAGTCCCGTCGATTCGGAGGACCCGTTCATCACCAGGCGCAGCGCTTCAG GTTTTCACCCATGAGTGTTGACCACATGAGCGGCGCCTCTGGGATGAACGTATCCGGCAGCTCTTCCTCTGGGTGGTGCATCTTCATCTACAACCTGGGTCAGGATGCGGATGAAGGCATCCTGTGGCAGATGTTCGGTCCGTTCGGTGCTGTCACCAACGTCAAGGTCATCCGTGACTTTAACACCAACAAATGCAAAGGGTTTGGGTTTGTTACCATGACAAACTACGAAGAGGCCGCAATGGCCATCGCCAGCCTGAACGGATACCGCATGGGAGACAGAGTCCTGCAAGTGTCGTTCAAAACCAGCAAGTCTCACAAGTAA
- the elavl1b gene encoding ELAV-like protein 1b isoform X2: MAVRRGHIRYLKVCEVQNQGNDRDSLKGGSSVKEVYDMPNGYEDHMGDEPSDAKTNLIINYLPQNMSQEELRSLFSSIGEVESAKLIRDKMAGTSQHSHSLGYGFVNYVNPSDAERAINTLNGLRLQSKTIKVSYARPSSDSIKDANLYISGLPKTMTQKDVEDMFTQYGHIINSRVLVDQASGLSRGVAFIRFDKRSEAEEAIKDLNGSKPAGASEPITVKFAANPNQTKNSQLISQLYHTQSRRFGGPVHHQAQRFRFSPMSVDHMSGASGMNVSGSSSSGWCIFIYNLGQDADEGILWQMFGPFGAVTNVKVIRDFNTNKCKGFGFVTMTNYEEAAMAIASLNGYRMGDRVLQVSFKTSKSHK; encoded by the exons ATGGCCGTCAGAAGAGGACACATAAGGTATTTAAAA GTTTGTGAGGTTCAGAACCAGGGTAATGACAGAGACTCACTCAAGGGTGGCAGCTCAGTAAAG GAAGTATACGACATGCCGAACGGTTACGAGGACCACATGGGCGATGAGCCGAGTGATGCGAAAACCAACCTGATCATCAACTACCTGCCCCAGAACATGAGTCAGGAGGAGCTTCGGAGTCTCTTCAGCAGCATCGGAGAGGTGGAGTCGGCCAAACTCATAAGAGACAAGATGGCAGGTACGTCTCAACACA GCCACAGTTTAGGGTACGGATTTGTTAACTATGTTAACCCTAGTGATGCAGAAAGGGCAATCAATACACTCAATGGCCTGAGACTACAGTCTAAAACTATCAAG GTCTCATATGCCCGGCCAAGCTCTGACAGCATCAAAGATGCCAACCTGTACATCAGCGGTTTACCCAAGACTATGACACAGAAGGATGTAGAGGACATGTTTACCCAGTACGGGCATATTATAAACTCCCGCGTATTGGTCGATCAGGCCTCGG GTCTGTCTCGTGGAGTTGCATTTATCCGTTTCGATAAGAGGTCTGAAGCGGAGGAAGCCATCAAGGATCTTAATGGATCCAAACCAGCTGGTGCCTCTGAACCAATCACAGTGAAGTTTGCTGCCAATCCAAACCAGACCAAGAATTCCCAGCTGATCTCTCAGCTGTACCACACTCAGTCCCGTCGATTCGGAGGACCCGTTCATCACCAGGCGCAGCGCTTCAG GTTTTCACCCATGAGTGTTGACCACATGAGCGGCGCCTCTGGGATGAACGTATCCGGCAGCTCTTCCTCTGGGTGGTGCATCTTCATCTACAACCTGGGTCAGGATGCGGATGAAGGCATCCTGTGGCAGATGTTCGGTCCGTTCGGTGCTGTCACCAACGTCAAGGTCATCCGTGACTTTAACACCAACAAATGCAAAGGGTTTGGGTTTGTTACCATGACAAACTACGAAGAGGCCGCAATGGCCATCGCCAGCCTGAACGGATACCGCATGGGAGACAGAGTCCTGCAAGTGTCGTTCAAAACCAGCAAGTCTCACAAGTAA
- the elavl1b gene encoding ELAV-like protein 1b isoform X9, whose protein sequence is MTQKDVEDMFTQYGHIINSRVLVDQASGLSRGVAFIRFDKRSEAEEAIKDLNGSKPAGASEPITVKFAANPNQTKNSQLISQLYHTQSRRFGGPVHHQAQRFRFSPMSVDHMSGASGMNVSGSSSSGWCIFIYNLGQDADEGILWQMFGPFGAVTNVKVIRDFNTNKCKGFGFVTMTNYEEAAMAIASLNGYRMGDRVLQVSFKTSKSHK, encoded by the exons ATGACACAGAAGGATGTAGAGGACATGTTTACCCAGTACGGGCATATTATAAACTCCCGCGTATTGGTCGATCAGGCCTCGG GTCTGTCTCGTGGAGTTGCATTTATCCGTTTCGATAAGAGGTCTGAAGCGGAGGAAGCCATCAAGGATCTTAATGGATCCAAACCAGCTGGTGCCTCTGAACCAATCACAGTGAAGTTTGCTGCCAATCCAAACCAGACCAAGAATTCCCAGCTGATCTCTCAGCTGTACCACACTCAGTCCCGTCGATTCGGAGGACCCGTTCATCACCAGGCGCAGCGCTTCAG GTTTTCACCCATGAGTGTTGACCACATGAGCGGCGCCTCTGGGATGAACGTATCCGGCAGCTCTTCCTCTGGGTGGTGCATCTTCATCTACAACCTGGGTCAGGATGCGGATGAAGGCATCCTGTGGCAGATGTTCGGTCCGTTCGGTGCTGTCACCAACGTCAAGGTCATCCGTGACTTTAACACCAACAAATGCAAAGGGTTTGGGTTTGTTACCATGACAAACTACGAAGAGGCCGCAATGGCCATCGCCAGCCTGAACGGATACCGCATGGGAGACAGAGTCCTGCAAGTGTCGTTCAAAACCAGCAAGTCTCACAAGTAA